One Hippoglossus hippoglossus isolate fHipHip1 chromosome 13, fHipHip1.pri, whole genome shotgun sequence genomic window carries:
- the LOC117772693 gene encoding uncharacterized protein LOC117772693 has protein sequence MAVHAVALKLPEFWEASASAWFAQTEAQFALRDITADTTRFYYVVSALGSSTASRVVSLLKHPPAMDKYEALKAHLLKTFELSDAERASRLFSLQGLGDSKPSELMDHMLDLLGEHSPHFLFTQLFLRQLPSQVRAALANTTITDCRQLAEEADKSFVASQERYVMAAFLAPHGDPVTMEDSTLIAATSSRRQQSSGRQQPSGPQQSSSGLCFYHEKFGPKAYRCRPPCRFGGSGNARAGAQ, from the exons ATGGCTGTGCACGCTGTGGCCCTCAAACTCCCCGAATTCTGGGAGGCATCAGCTTCAGCATGGTTTGCCCAGACGGAGGCGCAGTTTGCCCTGCGGGACATAACAGCTGACACAACACGTTTCTACTACGTTGTGTCAGCTCTTGGAAGTTCAACAGCATCCCGGGTGGTGAGTCTGCTGAAACACCCTCCAGCTATGGACAAGTATGAGGCACTCAAAGCTCACCTGTTAAAGACTTTTGAACTGTCAGACGCTGAGAGAGCCAGCAGGCTTTTCTCCCTCCAAGGACTGGGTGATAGCAAACCATCTGAGCTCATGGACCATATGCTGGATCTCCTGGGGGAGCACAGcccccattttcttttcacccaGCTTTTCCTGCGTCAGCTGCCTTCCCAAGTCAGAGCTGCGTTGGCCAACACCACAATCACCGACTGTAGACAACTGGCTGAAGAGGCTGATAAATCTTTTGTGGCGAGTCAAGAGCGCTATGTAATGGCCGCGTTTCTGGCACCGCACGGCGATCCAGTGACCATGGAGGATTCCACACTCATCGCAGCAACCTCTTCTCGTCGGCAGCAGTCTTCAG GTCGGCAGCAACCTTCAGGCCCCCAACAGTCTTCTTCAGGCTTGTGCTTCTACCACGAGAAGTTTGGACCGAAGGCTTATAGATGTCGGCCGCCCTGCAGGTTCGGCGGGTCGGGAAACGCCAGGGCCGGCGCTCAGTAG